One genomic segment of Scophthalmus maximus strain ysfricsl-2021 chromosome 3, ASM2237912v1, whole genome shotgun sequence includes these proteins:
- the sub1b gene encoding SUB1 regulator of transcription b: MPKSKEMLSSTSGSDSDSEVETKAKRKKPSVQEKPAKKPKSGESSKPGGSSKASGNNDDNMFQIGKMRYVSVRDFKGKVLIDIREYWMNQDGEMKPGKKGISLNPEQWSQLKDQISEIDDAIKRI, from the exons ATGCCTAAATCCAAGGAAATGCTCTCCTCCACGTCTGGAAGTGACTCGGACAGTGAAGTGGAGACCAAG gcaaagagaaagaagcCCAGTGTGCAGGAGAAACCAGCCAAGAAGCCAAAGAGCGGAGAGAGTTCCAAGCCCGGAGGCTCGTCCAAGGCCAGCGGCAACAATGACGACAACATGTTCCAG attGGGAAGATGAGATATGTGAGCGTCAGGGACTTCAAAGGCAAAGTGCTGATCGACATCAGAGAGTACTGGATGAACCAAGATGGGGAGATGAAGCCGGGAAAGAAAG GCATCTCCCTGAATCCTGAACAGTGGAGCCAGCTGAAGGACCAGATCTCAGAGATCGATGATGCCATCAAGAGAATATAA